In a single window of the Anas acuta chromosome 24, bAnaAcu1.1, whole genome shotgun sequence genome:
- the PFKFB2 gene encoding 6-phosphofructo-2-kinase/fructose-2,6-bisphosphatase 2 isoform X3 translates to MAAARAGGTVRGSSGALRGGEKQCSWASYMTNSPTLIVMIGLPARGKTYVSKKLTRYLNWIGVPTRVFNLGVYRREAVKSYKSYDFFRHDNKEAMEIRKRCALVALQDVKAYLLEECGQIAVFDATNTTRERRDLILNFAKENAFKVFFVESVCDDPEVIAANILKRRITLFSSASAPCRVCLTFHGVALSVGQEVKVSSPDYPERNRENVMDDFLKRIECYKVTYQPLDPDEYDKDLSFIKVINVGQRFLVNRVQDYIQSKIVYYLMNIHVQPRTIYLCRHGESEYNLVGKIGGDSGLSPRGKQFAQALKKFIEEQEIVDLKVWTSQLKRTIQTAESLGVTYEQWKILNEIDAGVCEEMTYAEIEAKYPDEFALRDQEKYLYRYPGGESYQDLVQRLEPVIMELERQGNVLVICHQAVMRCLLAYFLDKSADELPYLRCPLHTILKLTPVAYGCKVETINLNVEAVNTHRDKPSLNSNNLPASQSPARMRRSSLTPRASADTEQRPRHHSVGSKPPDPLGPFPFLEARGGSGRPRLPASVQRMADLAM, encoded by the exons ATGGCGGCAGCGCGGGCGGGCGGCACCGTgcggggcagcagcggggccctgCGCGGCGGGGAGAAACAGTGCT CCTGGGCGTCCTACATGACCAACTCGCCCACCCTCATCGTGATGATCGGGCTGCCCGCCCGCGGCAAGACCTACGTCTCCAAGAAGCTGACGCGCTACCTCAACTGGATCGGGGTGCCCACACGAG tgTTTAATTTAGGGGTGTACCGCCGGGAAGCAGTGAAGTCCTACAAGTCCTATGACTTCTTCAGGCACGATAACAAGGAGGCCATGGAGATCCGCAA GCGCTGTGCCTTGGTGGCTCTGCAAGATGTGAAGGCTTACCTCCTGGAGGAGTGCGGGCAGATCGCT gtGTTTGATGCGACCAACACAACTCGAGAAAGACGGGACCTGATCTTAAATTTTGCTAAAGAAAACGCTTTCAAG GTGTTCTTCGTGGAGTCCGTCTGTGACGACCCGGAGGTGATCGCTGCCAACATCCTG AAGAGAAGAATAACGTTATTCAGCAGCGCTTCTGCTCCGTGTCGAGTTTGCTTGACTTTTCACGGAGTGGCATTGTCTGTTGGCCAGGAGGTGAAAGTTTCCAGCCCTGACTACCCGGAGAGAAACAGGGAGAACGTGATGGATGATTTCCTGAAGAGGATCGAGTGCTACAAGGTCACCTACCAGCCCCTGGATCCCGACGAGTACGACAA AGATCTTTCCTTCATTAAAGTGATCAATGTGGGACAGCGGTTCCTAGTAAACAGAGTCCAGGATTACATCCAGAGTAAAATCGTCTATTACCTAATGAACATTCATGTCCAGCCGCGTACCATCTACCTTTGCCGACACGGTGAGAGTGAATATAATCTTGTTGGCAAGATTGGTGGGGATTCTGGTCTGTCACCACGAGGGAAGCAG TTTGCCCAGGCTCTGAAGAAGTTCATCGAGGAGCAGGAAATCGTCGACCTGAAGGTTTGGACGAGCCAGCTGAAGAGGACGATCCAGACGGCCGAGTCGCTGGGGGTGACGTACGAGCAGTGGAAGATCCTCAACGAGATCGATGCC GGGGTGTGTGAAGAAATGACCTACGCAGAAATTGAAGCCAAGTATCCCGACGAGTTTGCCTTGAGGGATCAAGAAAAATACCTTTATCGCTATCCTGGAGGAGAG tccTACCAGGACTTGGTTCAGCGCCTGGAGCCGGTAATTATGGAGCTGGAACGTCAAGGCAACGTCCTCGTTATCTGCCACCAGGCAGTTATGAGGTGCCTCTTGGCTTATTTTCTTGACAAGAGCGCAG ATGAGCTGCCTTACCTGCGATGCCCCCTGCACACCATCCTCAAGCTCACCCCGGTTGCATACG GTTGTAAAGTGGAGACAATTAACCTGAACGTGGAAGCAGTGAACACCCACCGCGACAAACCTTCTCTGAACTCA AACAACCTCCCCGCCAGCCAAAGCCCGGCGAGGATGAGAAGGAGCAGCCTCACCCCGCGGGCCAGCGCGGACACAGAGCAGCGCCCGCGGCATCACAGCGTTGGGAGCAAGCCCCCCGACCCGCTGGGGCCCTTCCCCTTCTTGGAAGCTCGAGGTGGATCTGGTCGGCCACGGCTGCCAGCCTCTGTCCAG AGGATGGCTGATTTAGCCATGTAG
- the PFKFB2 gene encoding 6-phosphofructo-2-kinase/fructose-2,6-bisphosphatase 2 isoform X7, which translates to MAAARAGGTVRGSSGALRGGEKQCSWASYMTNSPTLIVMIGLPARGKTYVSKKLTRYLNWIGVPTRVFNLGVYRREAVKSYKSYDFFRHDNKEAMEIRKRCALVALQDVKAYLLEECGQIAVFDATNTTRERRDLILNFAKENAFKVFFVESVCDDPEVIAANILKRRITLFSSASAPCRVCLTFHGVALSVGQEVKVSSPDYPERNRENVMDDFLKRIECYKVTYQPLDPDEYDKDLSFIKVINVGQRFLVNRVQDYIQSKIVYYLMNIHVQPRTIYLCRHGESEYNLVGKIGGDSGLSPRGKQFAQALKKFIEEQEIVDLKVWTSQLKRTIQTAESLGVTYEQWKILNEIDAGVCEEMTYAEIEAKYPDEFALRDQEKYLYRYPGGESYQDLVQRLEPVIMELERQGNVLVICHQAVMRCLLAYFLDKSADELPYLRCPLHTILKLTPVAYGCKVETINLNVEAVNTHRDKPSLNSRMADLAM; encoded by the exons ATGGCGGCAGCGCGGGCGGGCGGCACCGTgcggggcagcagcggggccctgCGCGGCGGGGAGAAACAGTGCT CCTGGGCGTCCTACATGACCAACTCGCCCACCCTCATCGTGATGATCGGGCTGCCCGCCCGCGGCAAGACCTACGTCTCCAAGAAGCTGACGCGCTACCTCAACTGGATCGGGGTGCCCACACGAG tgTTTAATTTAGGGGTGTACCGCCGGGAAGCAGTGAAGTCCTACAAGTCCTATGACTTCTTCAGGCACGATAACAAGGAGGCCATGGAGATCCGCAA GCGCTGTGCCTTGGTGGCTCTGCAAGATGTGAAGGCTTACCTCCTGGAGGAGTGCGGGCAGATCGCT gtGTTTGATGCGACCAACACAACTCGAGAAAGACGGGACCTGATCTTAAATTTTGCTAAAGAAAACGCTTTCAAG GTGTTCTTCGTGGAGTCCGTCTGTGACGACCCGGAGGTGATCGCTGCCAACATCCTG AAGAGAAGAATAACGTTATTCAGCAGCGCTTCTGCTCCGTGTCGAGTTTGCTTGACTTTTCACGGAGTGGCATTGTCTGTTGGCCAGGAGGTGAAAGTTTCCAGCCCTGACTACCCGGAGAGAAACAGGGAGAACGTGATGGATGATTTCCTGAAGAGGATCGAGTGCTACAAGGTCACCTACCAGCCCCTGGATCCCGACGAGTACGACAA AGATCTTTCCTTCATTAAAGTGATCAATGTGGGACAGCGGTTCCTAGTAAACAGAGTCCAGGATTACATCCAGAGTAAAATCGTCTATTACCTAATGAACATTCATGTCCAGCCGCGTACCATCTACCTTTGCCGACACGGTGAGAGTGAATATAATCTTGTTGGCAAGATTGGTGGGGATTCTGGTCTGTCACCACGAGGGAAGCAG TTTGCCCAGGCTCTGAAGAAGTTCATCGAGGAGCAGGAAATCGTCGACCTGAAGGTTTGGACGAGCCAGCTGAAGAGGACGATCCAGACGGCCGAGTCGCTGGGGGTGACGTACGAGCAGTGGAAGATCCTCAACGAGATCGATGCC GGGGTGTGTGAAGAAATGACCTACGCAGAAATTGAAGCCAAGTATCCCGACGAGTTTGCCTTGAGGGATCAAGAAAAATACCTTTATCGCTATCCTGGAGGAGAG tccTACCAGGACTTGGTTCAGCGCCTGGAGCCGGTAATTATGGAGCTGGAACGTCAAGGCAACGTCCTCGTTATCTGCCACCAGGCAGTTATGAGGTGCCTCTTGGCTTATTTTCTTGACAAGAGCGCAG ATGAGCTGCCTTACCTGCGATGCCCCCTGCACACCATCCTCAAGCTCACCCCGGTTGCATACG GTTGTAAAGTGGAGACAATTAACCTGAACGTGGAAGCAGTGAACACCCACCGCGACAAACCTTCTCTGAACTCA AGGATGGCTGATTTAGCCATGTAG
- the PFKFB2 gene encoding 6-phosphofructo-2-kinase/fructose-2,6-bisphosphatase 2 isoform X1: MAAARAGGTVRGSSGALRGGEKQCSWASYMTNSPTLIVMIGLPARGKTYVSKKLTRYLNWIGVPTRVFNLGVYRREAVKSYKSYDFFRHDNKEAMEIRKRCALVALQDVKAYLLEECGQIAVFDATNTTRERRDLILNFAKENAFKVFFVESVCDDPEVIAANILKRRITLFSSASAPCRVCLTFHGVALSVGQEVKVSSPDYPERNRENVMDDFLKRIECYKVTYQPLDPDEYDKDLSFIKVINVGQRFLVNRVQDYIQSKIVYYLMNIHVQPRTIYLCRHGESEYNLVGKIGGDSGLSPRGKQFAQALKKFIEEQEIVDLKVWTSQLKRTIQTAESLGVTYEQWKILNEIDAGVCEEMTYAEIEAKYPDEFALRDQEKYLYRYPGGESYQDLVQRLEPVIMELERQGNVLVICHQAVMRCLLAYFLDKSADELPYLRCPLHTILKLTPVAYGCKVETINLNVEAVNTHRDKPSLNSNNLPASQSPARMRRSSLTPRASADTEQRPRHHSVGSKPPDPLGPFPFLEARGGSGRPRLPASVQPPVGSACLEPAASITQETPGSLSASE, encoded by the exons ATGGCGGCAGCGCGGGCGGGCGGCACCGTgcggggcagcagcggggccctgCGCGGCGGGGAGAAACAGTGCT CCTGGGCGTCCTACATGACCAACTCGCCCACCCTCATCGTGATGATCGGGCTGCCCGCCCGCGGCAAGACCTACGTCTCCAAGAAGCTGACGCGCTACCTCAACTGGATCGGGGTGCCCACACGAG tgTTTAATTTAGGGGTGTACCGCCGGGAAGCAGTGAAGTCCTACAAGTCCTATGACTTCTTCAGGCACGATAACAAGGAGGCCATGGAGATCCGCAA GCGCTGTGCCTTGGTGGCTCTGCAAGATGTGAAGGCTTACCTCCTGGAGGAGTGCGGGCAGATCGCT gtGTTTGATGCGACCAACACAACTCGAGAAAGACGGGACCTGATCTTAAATTTTGCTAAAGAAAACGCTTTCAAG GTGTTCTTCGTGGAGTCCGTCTGTGACGACCCGGAGGTGATCGCTGCCAACATCCTG AAGAGAAGAATAACGTTATTCAGCAGCGCTTCTGCTCCGTGTCGAGTTTGCTTGACTTTTCACGGAGTGGCATTGTCTGTTGGCCAGGAGGTGAAAGTTTCCAGCCCTGACTACCCGGAGAGAAACAGGGAGAACGTGATGGATGATTTCCTGAAGAGGATCGAGTGCTACAAGGTCACCTACCAGCCCCTGGATCCCGACGAGTACGACAA AGATCTTTCCTTCATTAAAGTGATCAATGTGGGACAGCGGTTCCTAGTAAACAGAGTCCAGGATTACATCCAGAGTAAAATCGTCTATTACCTAATGAACATTCATGTCCAGCCGCGTACCATCTACCTTTGCCGACACGGTGAGAGTGAATATAATCTTGTTGGCAAGATTGGTGGGGATTCTGGTCTGTCACCACGAGGGAAGCAG TTTGCCCAGGCTCTGAAGAAGTTCATCGAGGAGCAGGAAATCGTCGACCTGAAGGTTTGGACGAGCCAGCTGAAGAGGACGATCCAGACGGCCGAGTCGCTGGGGGTGACGTACGAGCAGTGGAAGATCCTCAACGAGATCGATGCC GGGGTGTGTGAAGAAATGACCTACGCAGAAATTGAAGCCAAGTATCCCGACGAGTTTGCCTTGAGGGATCAAGAAAAATACCTTTATCGCTATCCTGGAGGAGAG tccTACCAGGACTTGGTTCAGCGCCTGGAGCCGGTAATTATGGAGCTGGAACGTCAAGGCAACGTCCTCGTTATCTGCCACCAGGCAGTTATGAGGTGCCTCTTGGCTTATTTTCTTGACAAGAGCGCAG ATGAGCTGCCTTACCTGCGATGCCCCCTGCACACCATCCTCAAGCTCACCCCGGTTGCATACG GTTGTAAAGTGGAGACAATTAACCTGAACGTGGAAGCAGTGAACACCCACCGCGACAAACCTTCTCTGAACTCA AACAACCTCCCCGCCAGCCAAAGCCCGGCGAGGATGAGAAGGAGCAGCCTCACCCCGCGGGCCAGCGCGGACACAGAGCAGCGCCCGCGGCATCACAGCGTTGGGAGCAAGCCCCCCGACCCGCTGGGGCCCTTCCCCTTCTTGGAAGCTCGAGGTGGATCTGGTCGGCCACGGCTGCCAGCCTCTGTCCAG ccTCCAGTGGGAAGTGCTTGCCT ggagccagcagccagcatcACCCAGGAGACCCCAGGCTCGCTCTCGGCCTCTGAGTGA
- the PFKFB2 gene encoding 6-phosphofructo-2-kinase/fructose-2,6-bisphosphatase 2 isoform X5, producing MTNSPTLIVMIGLPARGKTYVSKKLTRYLNWIGVPTRVFNLGVYRREAVKSYKSYDFFRHDNKEAMEIRKRCALVALQDVKAYLLEECGQIAVFDATNTTRERRDLILNFAKENAFKVFFVESVCDDPEVIAANILKRRITLFSSASAPCRVCLTFHGVALSVGQEVKVSSPDYPERNRENVMDDFLKRIECYKVTYQPLDPDEYDKDLSFIKVINVGQRFLVNRVQDYIQSKIVYYLMNIHVQPRTIYLCRHGESEYNLVGKIGGDSGLSPRGKQFAQALKKFIEEQEIVDLKVWTSQLKRTIQTAESLGVTYEQWKILNEIDAGVCEEMTYAEIEAKYPDEFALRDQEKYLYRYPGGESYQDLVQRLEPVIMELERQGNVLVICHQAVMRCLLAYFLDKSADELPYLRCPLHTILKLTPVAYGCKVETINLNVEAVNTHRDKPSLNSNNLPASQSPARMRRSSLTPRASADTEQRPRHHSVGSKPPDPLGPFPFLEARGGSGRPRLPASVQPPVGSACLEPAASITQETPGSLSASE from the exons ATGACCAACTCGCCCACCCTCATCGTGATGATCGGGCTGCCCGCCCGCGGCAAGACCTACGTCTCCAAGAAGCTGACGCGCTACCTCAACTGGATCGGGGTGCCCACACGAG tgTTTAATTTAGGGGTGTACCGCCGGGAAGCAGTGAAGTCCTACAAGTCCTATGACTTCTTCAGGCACGATAACAAGGAGGCCATGGAGATCCGCAA GCGCTGTGCCTTGGTGGCTCTGCAAGATGTGAAGGCTTACCTCCTGGAGGAGTGCGGGCAGATCGCT gtGTTTGATGCGACCAACACAACTCGAGAAAGACGGGACCTGATCTTAAATTTTGCTAAAGAAAACGCTTTCAAG GTGTTCTTCGTGGAGTCCGTCTGTGACGACCCGGAGGTGATCGCTGCCAACATCCTG AAGAGAAGAATAACGTTATTCAGCAGCGCTTCTGCTCCGTGTCGAGTTTGCTTGACTTTTCACGGAGTGGCATTGTCTGTTGGCCAGGAGGTGAAAGTTTCCAGCCCTGACTACCCGGAGAGAAACAGGGAGAACGTGATGGATGATTTCCTGAAGAGGATCGAGTGCTACAAGGTCACCTACCAGCCCCTGGATCCCGACGAGTACGACAA AGATCTTTCCTTCATTAAAGTGATCAATGTGGGACAGCGGTTCCTAGTAAACAGAGTCCAGGATTACATCCAGAGTAAAATCGTCTATTACCTAATGAACATTCATGTCCAGCCGCGTACCATCTACCTTTGCCGACACGGTGAGAGTGAATATAATCTTGTTGGCAAGATTGGTGGGGATTCTGGTCTGTCACCACGAGGGAAGCAG TTTGCCCAGGCTCTGAAGAAGTTCATCGAGGAGCAGGAAATCGTCGACCTGAAGGTTTGGACGAGCCAGCTGAAGAGGACGATCCAGACGGCCGAGTCGCTGGGGGTGACGTACGAGCAGTGGAAGATCCTCAACGAGATCGATGCC GGGGTGTGTGAAGAAATGACCTACGCAGAAATTGAAGCCAAGTATCCCGACGAGTTTGCCTTGAGGGATCAAGAAAAATACCTTTATCGCTATCCTGGAGGAGAG tccTACCAGGACTTGGTTCAGCGCCTGGAGCCGGTAATTATGGAGCTGGAACGTCAAGGCAACGTCCTCGTTATCTGCCACCAGGCAGTTATGAGGTGCCTCTTGGCTTATTTTCTTGACAAGAGCGCAG ATGAGCTGCCTTACCTGCGATGCCCCCTGCACACCATCCTCAAGCTCACCCCGGTTGCATACG GTTGTAAAGTGGAGACAATTAACCTGAACGTGGAAGCAGTGAACACCCACCGCGACAAACCTTCTCTGAACTCA AACAACCTCCCCGCCAGCCAAAGCCCGGCGAGGATGAGAAGGAGCAGCCTCACCCCGCGGGCCAGCGCGGACACAGAGCAGCGCCCGCGGCATCACAGCGTTGGGAGCAAGCCCCCCGACCCGCTGGGGCCCTTCCCCTTCTTGGAAGCTCGAGGTGGATCTGGTCGGCCACGGCTGCCAGCCTCTGTCCAG ccTCCAGTGGGAAGTGCTTGCCT ggagccagcagccagcatcACCCAGGAGACCCCAGGCTCGCTCTCGGCCTCTGAGTGA
- the PFKFB2 gene encoding 6-phosphofructo-2-kinase/fructose-2,6-bisphosphatase 2 isoform X4, whose amino-acid sequence MAAARAGGTVRGSSGALRGGEKQCSWASYMTNSPTLIVMIGLPARGKTYVSKKLTRYLNWIGVPTRVFNLGVYRREAVKSYKSYDFFRHDNKEAMEIRKRCALVALQDVKAYLLEECGQIAVFDATNTTRERRDLILNFAKENAFKVFFVESVCDDPEVIAANILEVKVSSPDYPERNRENVMDDFLKRIECYKVTYQPLDPDEYDKDLSFIKVINVGQRFLVNRVQDYIQSKIVYYLMNIHVQPRTIYLCRHGESEYNLVGKIGGDSGLSPRGKQFAQALKKFIEEQEIVDLKVWTSQLKRTIQTAESLGVTYEQWKILNEIDAGVCEEMTYAEIEAKYPDEFALRDQEKYLYRYPGGESYQDLVQRLEPVIMELERQGNVLVICHQAVMRCLLAYFLDKSADELPYLRCPLHTILKLTPVAYGCKVETINLNVEAVNTHRDKPSLNSNNLPASQSPARMRRSSLTPRASADTEQRPRHHSVGSKPPDPLGPFPFLEARGGSGRPRLPASVQPPVGSACLEPAASITQETPGSLSASE is encoded by the exons ATGGCGGCAGCGCGGGCGGGCGGCACCGTgcggggcagcagcggggccctgCGCGGCGGGGAGAAACAGTGCT CCTGGGCGTCCTACATGACCAACTCGCCCACCCTCATCGTGATGATCGGGCTGCCCGCCCGCGGCAAGACCTACGTCTCCAAGAAGCTGACGCGCTACCTCAACTGGATCGGGGTGCCCACACGAG tgTTTAATTTAGGGGTGTACCGCCGGGAAGCAGTGAAGTCCTACAAGTCCTATGACTTCTTCAGGCACGATAACAAGGAGGCCATGGAGATCCGCAA GCGCTGTGCCTTGGTGGCTCTGCAAGATGTGAAGGCTTACCTCCTGGAGGAGTGCGGGCAGATCGCT gtGTTTGATGCGACCAACACAACTCGAGAAAGACGGGACCTGATCTTAAATTTTGCTAAAGAAAACGCTTTCAAG GTGTTCTTCGTGGAGTCCGTCTGTGACGACCCGGAGGTGATCGCTGCCAACATCCTG GAGGTGAAAGTTTCCAGCCCTGACTACCCGGAGAGAAACAGGGAGAACGTGATGGATGATTTCCTGAAGAGGATCGAGTGCTACAAGGTCACCTACCAGCCCCTGGATCCCGACGAGTACGACAA AGATCTTTCCTTCATTAAAGTGATCAATGTGGGACAGCGGTTCCTAGTAAACAGAGTCCAGGATTACATCCAGAGTAAAATCGTCTATTACCTAATGAACATTCATGTCCAGCCGCGTACCATCTACCTTTGCCGACACGGTGAGAGTGAATATAATCTTGTTGGCAAGATTGGTGGGGATTCTGGTCTGTCACCACGAGGGAAGCAG TTTGCCCAGGCTCTGAAGAAGTTCATCGAGGAGCAGGAAATCGTCGACCTGAAGGTTTGGACGAGCCAGCTGAAGAGGACGATCCAGACGGCCGAGTCGCTGGGGGTGACGTACGAGCAGTGGAAGATCCTCAACGAGATCGATGCC GGGGTGTGTGAAGAAATGACCTACGCAGAAATTGAAGCCAAGTATCCCGACGAGTTTGCCTTGAGGGATCAAGAAAAATACCTTTATCGCTATCCTGGAGGAGAG tccTACCAGGACTTGGTTCAGCGCCTGGAGCCGGTAATTATGGAGCTGGAACGTCAAGGCAACGTCCTCGTTATCTGCCACCAGGCAGTTATGAGGTGCCTCTTGGCTTATTTTCTTGACAAGAGCGCAG ATGAGCTGCCTTACCTGCGATGCCCCCTGCACACCATCCTCAAGCTCACCCCGGTTGCATACG GTTGTAAAGTGGAGACAATTAACCTGAACGTGGAAGCAGTGAACACCCACCGCGACAAACCTTCTCTGAACTCA AACAACCTCCCCGCCAGCCAAAGCCCGGCGAGGATGAGAAGGAGCAGCCTCACCCCGCGGGCCAGCGCGGACACAGAGCAGCGCCCGCGGCATCACAGCGTTGGGAGCAAGCCCCCCGACCCGCTGGGGCCCTTCCCCTTCTTGGAAGCTCGAGGTGGATCTGGTCGGCCACGGCTGCCAGCCTCTGTCCAG ccTCCAGTGGGAAGTGCTTGCCT ggagccagcagccagcatcACCCAGGAGACCCCAGGCTCGCTCTCGGCCTCTGAGTGA
- the PFKFB2 gene encoding 6-phosphofructo-2-kinase/fructose-2,6-bisphosphatase 2 isoform X6, whose product MAAARAGGTVRGSSGALRGGEKQCSWASYMTNSPTLIVMIGLPARGKTYVSKKLTRYLNWIGVPTRVFNLGVYRREAVKSYKSYDFFRHDNKEAMEIRKRCALVALQDVKAYLLEECGQIAVFDATNTTRERRDLILNFAKENAFKVFFVESVCDDPEVIAANILEVKVSSPDYPERNRENVMDDFLKRIECYKVTYQPLDPDEYDKDLSFIKVINVGQRFLVNRVQDYIQSKIVYYLMNIHVQPRTIYLCRHGESEYNLVGKIGGDSGLSPRGKQFAQALKKFIEEQEIVDLKVWTSQLKRTIQTAESLGVTYEQWKILNEIDAGVCEEMTYAEIEAKYPDEFALRDQEKYLYRYPGGESYQDLVQRLEPVIMELERQGNVLVICHQAVMRCLLAYFLDKSADELPYLRCPLHTILKLTPVAYGCKVETINLNVEAVNTHRDKPSLNSNNLPASQSPARMRRSSLTPRASADTEQRPRHHSVGSKPPDPLGPFPFLEARGGSGRPRLPASVQPPVGSACL is encoded by the exons ATGGCGGCAGCGCGGGCGGGCGGCACCGTgcggggcagcagcggggccctgCGCGGCGGGGAGAAACAGTGCT CCTGGGCGTCCTACATGACCAACTCGCCCACCCTCATCGTGATGATCGGGCTGCCCGCCCGCGGCAAGACCTACGTCTCCAAGAAGCTGACGCGCTACCTCAACTGGATCGGGGTGCCCACACGAG tgTTTAATTTAGGGGTGTACCGCCGGGAAGCAGTGAAGTCCTACAAGTCCTATGACTTCTTCAGGCACGATAACAAGGAGGCCATGGAGATCCGCAA GCGCTGTGCCTTGGTGGCTCTGCAAGATGTGAAGGCTTACCTCCTGGAGGAGTGCGGGCAGATCGCT gtGTTTGATGCGACCAACACAACTCGAGAAAGACGGGACCTGATCTTAAATTTTGCTAAAGAAAACGCTTTCAAG GTGTTCTTCGTGGAGTCCGTCTGTGACGACCCGGAGGTGATCGCTGCCAACATCCTG GAGGTGAAAGTTTCCAGCCCTGACTACCCGGAGAGAAACAGGGAGAACGTGATGGATGATTTCCTGAAGAGGATCGAGTGCTACAAGGTCACCTACCAGCCCCTGGATCCCGACGAGTACGACAA AGATCTTTCCTTCATTAAAGTGATCAATGTGGGACAGCGGTTCCTAGTAAACAGAGTCCAGGATTACATCCAGAGTAAAATCGTCTATTACCTAATGAACATTCATGTCCAGCCGCGTACCATCTACCTTTGCCGACACGGTGAGAGTGAATATAATCTTGTTGGCAAGATTGGTGGGGATTCTGGTCTGTCACCACGAGGGAAGCAG TTTGCCCAGGCTCTGAAGAAGTTCATCGAGGAGCAGGAAATCGTCGACCTGAAGGTTTGGACGAGCCAGCTGAAGAGGACGATCCAGACGGCCGAGTCGCTGGGGGTGACGTACGAGCAGTGGAAGATCCTCAACGAGATCGATGCC GGGGTGTGTGAAGAAATGACCTACGCAGAAATTGAAGCCAAGTATCCCGACGAGTTTGCCTTGAGGGATCAAGAAAAATACCTTTATCGCTATCCTGGAGGAGAG tccTACCAGGACTTGGTTCAGCGCCTGGAGCCGGTAATTATGGAGCTGGAACGTCAAGGCAACGTCCTCGTTATCTGCCACCAGGCAGTTATGAGGTGCCTCTTGGCTTATTTTCTTGACAAGAGCGCAG ATGAGCTGCCTTACCTGCGATGCCCCCTGCACACCATCCTCAAGCTCACCCCGGTTGCATACG GTTGTAAAGTGGAGACAATTAACCTGAACGTGGAAGCAGTGAACACCCACCGCGACAAACCTTCTCTGAACTCA AACAACCTCCCCGCCAGCCAAAGCCCGGCGAGGATGAGAAGGAGCAGCCTCACCCCGCGGGCCAGCGCGGACACAGAGCAGCGCCCGCGGCATCACAGCGTTGGGAGCAAGCCCCCCGACCCGCTGGGGCCCTTCCCCTTCTTGGAAGCTCGAGGTGGATCTGGTCGGCCACGGCTGCCAGCCTCTGTCCAG ccTCCAGTGGGAAGTGCTTGCCTGTGA